Proteins from a single region of Pseudodesulfovibrio portus:
- a CDS encoding branched-chain amino acid ABC transporter permease, translating to MDFIIQNILNALQWGSFYALIALGYTLVYGVLRLINFAHGDIFMVGAYIAFFVSGFLLGDTLGLSPLVTFMCAVPLTMVLTACVGVTLERIAYRPLRRKGAHRLYVVITALMCGLILEYSNLAVLGASRLKFPELVEKAVWNIGGVTITNLKVIVIVAAVVVFLFLNFIVTKTKIGMAMRGISYDKFPIPLMGIPIDNIIVFTFVLGSGFAGLAGLLFAMSYPILEPFMGMLIGWKAFIAAVVGGIGDIKGAFVGGFLLGFIEVGVVAMPFLESTYRDLFAFTILLVILWIKPTGLFGMPQSTKI from the coding sequence GTGGACTTCATAATTCAGAACATACTCAACGCGCTTCAGTGGGGTAGCTTCTACGCACTGATCGCCTTGGGCTACACGCTGGTCTACGGTGTCCTGCGGCTGATCAACTTCGCCCACGGCGACATATTCATGGTCGGCGCATACATCGCGTTCTTCGTGTCCGGGTTCCTGCTCGGGGACACCCTGGGGCTCTCCCCGCTGGTCACCTTCATGTGCGCCGTGCCGCTGACCATGGTCCTGACGGCCTGCGTGGGCGTGACCCTGGAACGCATCGCCTACCGGCCGCTGCGACGCAAGGGCGCGCACAGGCTCTACGTGGTCATCACCGCGCTCATGTGCGGCCTGATCCTGGAGTACTCCAACCTGGCCGTGCTCGGCGCCAGCCGACTCAAGTTCCCGGAGCTGGTCGAAAAGGCCGTCTGGAACATCGGCGGCGTGACCATCACCAACCTCAAGGTGATCGTCATCGTGGCCGCCGTCGTGGTCTTCCTGTTCCTGAATTTCATCGTCACCAAGACCAAGATCGGCATGGCCATGCGCGGCATCTCCTACGACAAGTTCCCCATTCCGCTCATGGGCATTCCCATCGACAACATCATCGTCTTCACCTTTGTTCTCGGTTCCGGTTTCGCCGGGCTGGCCGGACTGCTGTTCGCCATGTCCTACCCGATCCTGGAGCCGTTCATGGGCATGCTCATCGGCTGGAAGGCGTTCATCGCGGCGGTCGTGGGCGGCATCGGCGACATCAAGGGCGCGTTCGTGGGCGGCTTCCTGCTCGGCTTCATCGAGGTCGGGGTTGTGGCCATGCCCTTCCTGGAATCCACCTACCGGGACCTGTTCGCCTTCACCATCCTGCTCGTCATCCTGTGGATCAAACCCACGGGCTTGTTCGGCATGCCGCAATCCACCAAGATCTAG
- a CDS encoding ABC transporter substrate-binding protein translates to MKGFLKSIGLLTILLVCSAFLLSGCGEDKAKTIKIGFNLPLTGDIPEVGEGSKNAAEMYLKDINDAGGLEVGGQKYMLEFVYMDNESKAESATNVALKLIEQENVVAIIGPNSSKQAVPAGGTANDNRTPMISPWSTNPNTTLDRPWVFRAAFLDPFQGPVVADFAAKKFGAKTSAVIFDVSNDYSKGLAEIFKSSWEAKGLGPVVAFESHGTKDQDFSAQLTTIIAANPDFIFVPDNYNQVALIVQQARDLGYQGPFMGSDAWGTPDLIKLCGEQCYGNYFSTHYAAAGAKGATKVFIDRYEAAYGSTPADYAALTWDSIGIMVQAIQNYGKVDSDPVAMRKGVREGLAAITSFDGITGSSKFDEQGDPIKCAVVVKISDKGEFVFEESVCP, encoded by the coding sequence ATGAAAGGTTTTCTGAAAAGCATTGGCCTGCTGACCATCCTGCTGGTCTGCTCCGCCTTCCTGTTGTCCGGTTGCGGCGAGGACAAAGCCAAGACCATCAAAATCGGCTTCAACCTGCCCCTGACCGGCGACATCCCGGAAGTGGGCGAAGGTTCCAAGAACGCCGCTGAAATGTACCTCAAGGACATCAACGATGCCGGCGGCCTGGAAGTGGGCGGCCAGAAGTACATGCTCGAATTCGTTTACATGGACAACGAGTCCAAGGCCGAGTCCGCCACCAACGTCGCCCTGAAGCTCATCGAGCAGGAAAACGTGGTCGCCATCATCGGCCCCAACTCCTCCAAGCAGGCCGTGCCCGCCGGCGGCACCGCCAACGACAACCGCACCCCCATGATCTCCCCCTGGTCCACCAACCCCAACACCACCCTGGACCGCCCCTGGGTCTTCCGCGCCGCCTTCCTGGACCCGTTCCAGGGCCCCGTCGTCGCCGACTTCGCCGCCAAGAAATTCGGTGCCAAGACTTCCGCCGTCATCTTCGACGTGTCCAACGACTACTCCAAGGGTCTGGCCGAAATCTTCAAGTCCTCCTGGGAAGCCAAGGGTCTCGGCCCGGTCGTGGCCTTCGAGTCCCACGGCACCAAGGACCAGGATTTCTCCGCGCAGCTGACCACCATCATCGCCGCCAACCCGGACTTCATCTTTGTCCCCGACAACTACAACCAGGTCGCCCTGATCGTGCAGCAGGCGCGTGACCTCGGCTACCAGGGTCCCTTCATGGGCTCCGACGCCTGGGGCACCCCCGACCTGATCAAGCTCTGCGGCGAGCAGTGCTACGGCAACTACTTCTCCACCCACTACGCCGCCGCCGGCGCCAAGGGTGCGACCAAGGTCTTCATCGACCGTTACGAAGCCGCCTACGGCTCCACCCCGGCCGACTACGCCGCCCTGACCTGGGATTCCATCGGCATCATGGTCCAGGCCATTCAGAACTACGGCAAGGTCGACTCCGACCCCGTGGCCATGCGCAAGGGTGTCCGCGAGGGCCTGGCCGCCATCACTTCCTTTGACGGCATCACCGGTTCCTCCAAGTTCGACGAACAGGGCGACCCGATCAAGTGCGCCGTGGTCGTCAAGATCAGCGACAAGGGCGAATTCGTCTTTGAAGAGTCCGTCTGCCCGTAA
- a CDS encoding long-chain-fatty-acid--CoA ligase, translated as MEQIDRPWLKAYDPDVPPTLDYEKVPLFKFLDRAAHKWPKRKAIIFKNWSITYAKLKVQSEIVAANLKAAGIRKGDRVALMLPNLPQTIIAMWGVLRAGAVGVMTNPLYMETEIVHQFNDAGVRFCITLDLLWPKLSKLRDQIPVEKFYVTTIGDGLRFPLNLLYKLQQKKSGSAPKVDYDAKAVLPFKDLTKGTDRFTEAKVDAEDTALLQYTGGTTGVAKGCILTHFNIGANVQQCHAMMHTLGKKRETFLGILPYFHIYGLTVCLVWPTSIGATLAPFPRYVPLDVLKGIDKLKPTVFPGAPSVYVSLLQQKDIDKYDLKSIEVCVSGSAPMPVEYMEQFEKRSGGASITEGYGLTEASPVTHFNPLEGVSKNGSIGLPFPDTDAKVVDMEVGGEPLPPGKRGELVIRGPQVMKGYYNRPDATADVLRNDWLYTGDIATMDEEGYFYIVDRKKDLIISGGYNIYPREIDEVLHAHPKIKEAVSVGIPHESRGEIVKAYVVAQEGEELSRSDVIGYCREKLANYKVPKKVEFRRDLPKTMVGKVLRRALREEEKAKLAQKEKKRAENNAAKSEAGQA; from the coding sequence ATGGAGCAAATCGATCGCCCCTGGCTCAAGGCGTACGACCCCGACGTGCCGCCCACGCTGGACTACGAGAAGGTCCCCCTTTTCAAATTCCTGGACCGGGCCGCGCACAAATGGCCCAAGCGCAAGGCCATCATTTTCAAGAACTGGTCGATCACCTACGCCAAGCTCAAGGTCCAGAGTGAAATCGTCGCGGCCAACCTCAAGGCCGCGGGCATTCGCAAAGGCGACCGCGTTGCATTGATGCTGCCCAACCTCCCCCAGACCATCATCGCCATGTGGGGCGTGCTCAGGGCCGGTGCCGTCGGCGTCATGACCAACCCGCTCTACATGGAGACCGAAATCGTTCACCAATTCAACGATGCCGGGGTGCGCTTCTGCATCACCCTGGATCTGCTCTGGCCCAAGCTCTCCAAGCTCAGGGACCAGATCCCGGTGGAAAAATTCTACGTGACCACCATCGGCGACGGGCTCCGCTTTCCCCTCAATCTCCTGTACAAGCTCCAGCAGAAAAAGTCCGGTTCCGCACCCAAGGTGGATTATGACGCCAAGGCCGTGCTCCCGTTCAAGGACCTGACCAAGGGAACCGACCGCTTCACCGAAGCCAAGGTGGACGCCGAGGACACGGCCCTGCTCCAGTACACCGGCGGCACCACCGGCGTGGCAAAAGGATGCATCCTGACCCACTTCAACATCGGGGCCAACGTCCAGCAGTGCCATGCCATGATGCACACCCTGGGCAAGAAGCGGGAGACCTTCCTGGGCATTCTGCCCTATTTCCATATATACGGCCTGACCGTCTGCCTGGTCTGGCCCACCTCCATCGGCGCGACCCTGGCCCCGTTCCCCCGCTACGTCCCCCTGGACGTGCTCAAGGGCATCGACAAGCTCAAGCCCACGGTCTTTCCCGGCGCGCCCTCGGTCTACGTCTCCCTGCTCCAGCAAAAGGACATCGACAAATACGACCTCAAGTCCATCGAGGTCTGCGTGTCCGGTTCCGCGCCCATGCCCGTCGAGTATATGGAACAGTTCGAGAAACGCTCAGGCGGGGCGTCCATCACCGAAGGCTACGGGTTGACCGAAGCCTCTCCCGTCACCCACTTCAACCCCCTGGAGGGCGTGTCCAAGAACGGCTCCATCGGCCTGCCCTTCCCGGACACCGACGCCAAGGTCGTGGACATGGAAGTGGGCGGCGAGCCCCTGCCCCCGGGCAAGCGCGGCGAGCTGGTCATCCGCGGCCCCCAGGTCATGAAGGGCTACTACAACCGTCCCGACGCCACGGCGGACGTGCTCCGCAACGATTGGCTCTACACCGGCGACATCGCCACCATGGACGAAGAAGGCTACTTCTACATCGTGGACCGCAAGAAGGACCTGATCATCTCCGGCGGCTACAACATCTACCCGCGCGAGATCGACGAGGTGCTGCACGCCCATCCCAAGATCAAGGAAGCGGTCAGCGTGGGCATCCCCCACGAGTCGCGCGGCGAGATCGTCAAGGCATATGTGGTGGCCCAGGAAGGCGAGGAGCTCTCCCGCTCCGACGTCATCGGCTACTGTCGGGAAAAGCTGGCCAACTACAAGGTTCCCAAGAAAGTCGAATTCCGCCGGGACCTGCCCAAGACCATGGTCGGCAAGGTGCTGCGCCGCGCCCTCCGCGAGGAGGAAAAAGCCAAGCTCGCGCAGAAGGAAAAGAAGCGCGCCGAGAACAATGCCGCCAAATCCGAGGCAGGACAGGCCTAG
- a CDS encoding winged helix-turn-helix transcriptional regulator gives MADQVENVVTGMLITDGCYLKPSKSTRVLAILDALSRDSALSQFELGRQLNLSGAMVNQYLKQLQNDGLVEFLPVNGKSYRYALTDQGHQSRQRMFSDYSSETVRLYSDIKEYVLHKLDGLKSEGKRKLALFGASETCEVVLSALRGTGFQVLALLDNDTKKQGQVFNGHVVSAPHVLDQVDCDAVVITSFGKQGEIFEQIEPYSKKRGFQIVRF, from the coding sequence ATGGCAGATCAAGTTGAAAATGTGGTGACCGGCATGTTGATCACCGACGGATGCTATCTCAAACCGAGCAAATCCACCCGCGTGCTGGCCATTCTGGATGCCCTTTCCCGGGATTCCGCACTGTCCCAGTTCGAACTGGGCAGGCAACTCAATTTGTCCGGAGCCATGGTCAATCAATACCTCAAGCAATTGCAGAATGACGGGCTGGTGGAGTTTCTCCCCGTGAACGGGAAGAGCTACCGCTATGCCCTGACGGACCAGGGCCATCAATCCCGTCAGCGCATGTTTTCCGACTACTCCTCGGAAACGGTCCGTCTGTACTCCGACATCAAGGAATATGTCCTGCACAAGCTCGACGGCCTGAAGTCCGAGGGCAAACGGAAGCTGGCGCTGTTCGGGGCTTCGGAAACGTGCGAGGTGGTTTTGTCCGCATTGCGCGGTACCGGGTTCCAGGTCCTGGCGCTGCTCGACAACGATACCAAGAAACAGGGGCAGGTTTTCAACGGCCATGTGGTTTCCGCGCCGCATGTCCTGGATCAGGTAGACTGCGATGCCGTGGTCATCACCTCCTTTGGCAAGCAGGGCGAGATATTCGAACAGATAGAGCCCTACTCGAAAAAGCGCGGGTTCCAAATCGTGAGATTCTGA
- a CDS encoding N-acetylneuraminate synthase family protein has product MKQIQSITLRSGVTIGKDHPCFIVAEIGNNHQGEFPIAKQMVDEALAAGVQAVKFQKRNNEALLTREGRAAPYTGPNSFGPTYGEHRDALELSIEQMAELKEYSESKGLVFFASAWDEPSLEQILELDVELLKISSAELVNVPLVRKYAAANVPIILSTGMSGLEDIDVAMAEIRSCHDQVVLLHCNSTYPCPEDQIGLPVMEGLVERYNVPVGYSGHEKGLGPSVAAVSLGACVVERHFTLDKTLKGTDHQASLEPRELEAMVAMIREVEQAMKIRGKVVFPKEQAAAKKLRKCIVFSRDLPAGHVLTEADLTTRCPRVGVSPVHWDEVVGAVVNRPVKHEEPVQWDALDLASSEIVGVVSS; this is encoded by the coding sequence ATGAAACAGATCCAGTCCATCACCCTTCGTTCCGGCGTCACCATCGGCAAGGACCATCCCTGCTTCATCGTGGCCGAAATAGGCAACAATCATCAGGGCGAATTTCCCATTGCCAAGCAGATGGTCGACGAGGCCCTGGCTGCGGGGGTCCAGGCGGTCAAGTTTCAGAAGCGGAACAACGAGGCGCTCCTGACCCGTGAAGGCCGCGCCGCGCCGTACACCGGCCCCAATTCCTTCGGCCCCACCTACGGGGAGCACCGGGACGCCCTGGAGCTGTCCATCGAGCAGATGGCCGAGCTCAAGGAATACAGCGAGTCCAAGGGACTGGTCTTCTTTGCCTCGGCCTGGGACGAGCCGAGCCTGGAACAGATTCTCGAACTGGACGTGGAGCTGCTCAAGATCAGTTCCGCCGAGCTGGTCAACGTGCCCCTGGTCCGCAAATACGCCGCAGCGAACGTCCCGATCATTCTTTCCACGGGCATGAGCGGCCTGGAAGACATCGACGTGGCCATGGCCGAGATCCGTTCCTGCCACGACCAGGTGGTGCTGCTGCACTGCAACTCCACCTATCCCTGCCCCGAGGACCAGATCGGCCTGCCGGTCATGGAGGGCCTCGTGGAGCGCTACAACGTCCCGGTCGGCTACTCCGGGCATGAAAAGGGCCTGGGCCCGAGCGTGGCCGCAGTGTCCCTGGGGGCCTGCGTGGTGGAACGCCATTTCACCCTGGACAAGACGCTCAAGGGCACGGACCATCAGGCGTCCCTGGAACCCCGCGAGCTGGAGGCCATGGTGGCCATGATCCGCGAGGTGGAGCAGGCCATGAAGATTCGCGGCAAGGTTGTTTTCCCCAAGGAGCAGGCCGCTGCCAAGAAGCTCCGCAAGTGCATAGTCTTCTCCCGCGACCTGCCCGCAGGCCATGTCCTGACCGAGGCGGACCTGACCACCCGCTGCCCCCGCGTGGGCGTGTCCCCGGTTCATTGGGACGAGGTGGTCGGTGCGGTCGTCAACCGCCCGGTCAAGCACGAGGAGCCTGTCCAGTGGGACGCCCTCGACCTGGCCTCCTCCGAGATCGTCGGGGTCGTTTCCTCCTAG
- a CDS encoding chemotaxis protein: MSQTDILLESGTNELEIIEFFINEQTDSGVETHYYGVNVAKVLEVVEAPEGLEASEAAVHPSFLGTIPLRDLILPVVDLSVWLDIDRAQDVNEPIIVTEFNAMITGFLVSGVTQIHRVNWADVEPPSKYVSAMDTNCITGTVKIGDRFVIMLDLEMVLADLDESGQTQANLSSVVSDERYRALIADDSTSVRTLLQKNFTDANFEAIMVSDGAEAWSRLERVKKLCEEEGKHPLDFLDVVVSDVEMPQMDGYTLTRRVKEDPVLKALPVVLFSSLISKSVLHKGKAVMADEQVTKPEFHGLTEKVINLVRSWDRSGKTA; encoded by the coding sequence ATGAGCCAGACAGATATTCTTTTGGAATCGGGTACGAATGAGCTCGAGATAATTGAGTTTTTCATCAACGAGCAGACGGACTCCGGAGTGGAGACTCATTATTACGGCGTCAACGTGGCCAAGGTCCTTGAGGTGGTGGAGGCCCCCGAGGGACTGGAAGCCTCCGAGGCGGCCGTGCACCCGAGCTTTCTCGGCACCATCCCCCTGCGCGACCTGATCCTGCCCGTGGTGGACTTGAGCGTCTGGCTTGACATCGATCGCGCCCAGGACGTGAACGAACCGATCATCGTCACGGAGTTCAACGCCATGATCACCGGGTTCCTGGTGTCCGGCGTGACCCAGATCCACCGCGTGAACTGGGCCGATGTGGAGCCGCCGAGCAAGTATGTTTCCGCCATGGACACCAACTGCATCACCGGCACCGTCAAGATCGGCGACCGGTTCGTGATCATGCTCGACCTGGAGATGGTCCTGGCCGACCTGGACGAGTCGGGCCAGACCCAGGCGAACCTGAGCAGCGTGGTCTCGGATGAGCGGTACCGCGCCCTGATCGCGGACGATTCCACGTCGGTGCGCACCCTGCTGCAGAAAAATTTCACCGACGCCAATTTCGAGGCCATCATGGTCAGCGACGGCGCAGAGGCCTGGAGCCGCCTCGAGCGCGTCAAGAAGCTGTGCGAGGAGGAGGGGAAGCATCCCCTTGATTTCCTGGATGTGGTGGTCTCGGACGTGGAGATGCCCCAGATGGACGGGTACACACTGACCCGGCGCGTCAAGGAGGACCCGGTCCTCAAGGCGTTGCCCGTGGTCCTGTTTTCCTCCCTCATTTCCAAGTCCGTCCTGCACAAGGGCAAGGCGGTCATGGCCGACGAGCAGGTCACCAAGCCCGAGTTCCACGGCCTGACCGAGAAGGTCATCAACCTGGTCCGGAGCTGGGACCGGAGCGGGAAGACCGCCTGA
- a CDS encoding DUF2325 domain-containing protein — MCAALVGGMDRLKREYMTEAKRSGVKLKHFTGKERKISKSLGNVDFVVLFTNKVSHKARKDVLDAVRGTNVPVYMEHSCGISTLRKCLDEAGA, encoded by the coding sequence ATGTGCGCAGCATTAGTGGGCGGAATGGATCGGCTGAAACGGGAATACATGACCGAGGCCAAGCGAAGCGGCGTGAAGCTCAAGCACTTCACCGGCAAGGAACGCAAGATTTCAAAGTCCCTGGGAAACGTGGATTTCGTGGTCCTGTTCACCAACAAGGTGTCGCACAAGGCGCGCAAGGACGTGCTCGACGCAGTCCGGGGCACCAACGTGCCCGTGTACATGGAACACTCCTGCGGCATCTCCACCCTGCGCAAATGCCTGGACGAGGCCGGGGCCTAG